Genomic DNA from Paenibacillus borealis:
GCCCGGTTAAGGCCTTGCGGGTGAGCAGCAAATAACACTGAATCCATTCTTCGATCATTCCGGCATCCATGAACTGTACAGCCGACTCCACAGTCGGGGCATACGTTAAAAGCCGGTCATTTTTCTTCGAGTAGATGATCTTCTTCACCGAATCCAGGGACAGGTAATATTCATCTGCGATTTCCGCAATCGTCACTCCATGCGCGTACTTGTTGCGGATCATCAGGTTGCGCTTTTGCAGCCGCTCTCTGTATCCTGTCGACTCTCCCCAGGCCTTCTTCTCATCCCCTGCCGGGAAATACAGAAGCCTGCCTGCCGCATATTTCTGGACTTCCCTTAATAACTCCTCCGGGATCACATCACCGGCATGCTCATATTTCATACATTCATTCACCTTCTACAGGGCTAAAGAGCGTAGATCCGGTCCTTCAGCTCACTTATGGATTTAACTATGGACTTGCAGGAGCACTCATCATCAATGGAGGCATGCCAACGCAAGGTGTCGATTCCTTTGTAATACGCCATGCATAAGAAGCGTTCTTTGAAATCCGGGATGATGATATTCCTGGTCTTGCAGTATTCATTGAACAGCTCCGGGATGTTGAAGTAAGGCTCATTCAGATCCATATTAGCGATATCTACCAGACAATCGAAAATCCCGCACTTGCTCCAATCCGGGAAACCAAGCACTGCCCGGCCGTCTGTGATCATATTTTTGAAGTACGCATTATTATAAACCAGGTAACGCTGGCCTTCGCAATAATGGATACGGTCTTCCATTTCCTTATAGTACTGCTCGAAGAAGTCACGGTCCAGCACGGTGGTGTCGAACATCTCCCGCCAGTTGAACCAGTAGCCCTCCCTTTTTTCATCGAATGTTCCCGTCAGGAACTCCCGGCAGGTTGTAAATTCCGTCTTGCCCTCTTCATCCAGCCAGCCATAGCCTGCTATGCCCGATATATCGGAGGAAGAGATCTCCAGGATGTTGTCAAAAAACAACTCAGAGCGTTCAGCAAACTCTTCTGCGCTTAACTGATCAGCAGCAAACCCGTTCGGTGTCATATTCACCTTGTCAGACAGCAGCGATTTAAGAAAATTGTCCTTCCCCATGATCATCTCACCTTTTTCCCATTCACTAGAATATACCAGCTGCGCATCTGATATTAGAATGATACACCCAGAAATTCCAGGGAGATAGGTAATGAATTCCTTAAGGTAACTTTGCATAGAACCCCATACCGGTCAGAAGATAACAGAAAAACCGCCACCCCTCATCAGGTTTGACGGTTCTCCCGTGCACAGCTTAAAACTCTTCCAAGACCTTGGATTTGTCACCATAAACCTTGTCCAGGTGATCCTCCCCCCAATAACATAAAAGGTCCAGCGCGGGCTTTAATCCCCAGCCGTAAGACGTTAACTCATACTCCACTCTCGGCGGGATTTCCTGATAAATCTTTCGCGCTATAATCTCATCTTTCTCCAGGCCTCTTAGCTGGGTGGTCAGCATTTTTTGCGTAATGCCGGGGATTAACCGCCGAAGCTCGGACGTCCGTTTGCACCCTGTCATCAAATGATAGATGATCAAAGGCTTCCACTTGCCTCCCATGACCTCCAATGCCGCCTCTACTCCGACTCTATACTTCTTTGGCGTGCTATTGTCATTCTGTTCTGTCATTGCTTATTCCTCCGTCAAAAGGCTGTATATATACCGGAAATATACTATCGGGTGCAGGGAACTTCAATGTTCCTATGGTACCTTTCTCATCCTATAGAACATGAAAGTGCGTACTTCCAGACATTTTTATTCCTGTTTATAATAGCATCAGCCACTGATCATGGCTACAAATTGGCGGTTCAGAAAGGTAGTGAAGATACTAGCATGAACGTATTAATCGTTGTTTCGCACCCAAGACCAGATTCCCTGACCTTTGCGGCTGCCCATCGTTTCGCACAGGGTCTGGCCGAAGCAGGACACGGCTATGAGATATTGGATTTGCACGGGATTGGTTTTGACCCTATTTTGAGAGGCTTAGACGAGCCTGATATGTCGATTGAGGAGCAATCCTTCTCACCTGAGGTGGAGAGGGAAATGAAGCGGATGAAGGAGCATGATGCCCTGGCCTTTGTTTTCCCCGTCTGGTGGTGGCATTTGCCGGCCATGCTGAAAGGTTATATCGACCGGGTGTGGAACAACGGATTTGCATACGGCAAGAACCAGCTTCATCATCAGCAGGTTCTGTGGATGGCTCTGGCAGGCGTGTCACAGGAACAGATGCAGAAGCGTAACTATGATGAAACGATTGCCCACCAGCTCAATGTAGGAAT
This window encodes:
- a CDS encoding CD3324 family protein; amino-acid sequence: MKYEHAGDVIPEELLREVQKYAAGRLLYFPAGDEKKAWGESTGYRERLQKRNLMIRNKYAHGVTIAEIADEYYLSLDSVKKIIYSKKNDRLLTYAPTVESAVQFMDAGMIEEWIQCYLLLTRKALTGQEESGKQEQLYFGVVKFPLRLIGRDEHMGSSNDPAHVQDEDTAAFPPLVIQYTEGKFHCPVQKNILAALRQRKVNAYPAVISMAGNDDYKRFMKYYGTVLHYVSEG
- a CDS encoding winged helix-turn-helix transcriptional regulator; its protein translation is MTEQNDNSTPKKYRVGVEAALEVMGGKWKPLIIYHLMTGCKRTSELRRLIPGITQKMLTTQLRGLEKDEIIARKIYQEIPPRVEYELTSYGWGLKPALDLLCYWGEDHLDKVYGDKSKVLEEF
- a CDS encoding NAD(P)H oxidoreductase, with protein sequence MNVLIVVSHPRPDSLTFAAAHRFAQGLAEAGHGYEILDLHGIGFDPILRGLDEPDMSIEEQSFSPEVEREMKRMKEHDALAFVFPVWWWHLPAMLKGYIDRVWNNGFAYGKNQLHHQQVLWMALAGVSQEQMQKRNYDETIAHQLNVGIADYCGISNSRVEFLYETTLDSNPRHYELLLNQAYQLGLNYAEQQ